The following proteins come from a genomic window of Miscanthus floridulus cultivar M001 chromosome 2, ASM1932011v1, whole genome shotgun sequence:
- the LOC136516772 gene encoding putative ALA-interacting subunit 2 isoform X1, translated as MDEASTSASAGATRRAFPPARSGVFYRFTQQNLPAWKPAMTPGCLIAMFLIIGIIFVPFGLLCLQTSNHVAEIIHRYDVDCVPNAYRGNRQAYIKDSSISKNCTLQAKVLEHMRAPIYVYYELENFYQNHRRYVKSRSDKQLRFGAKYTAESCSPVHWDNNGSPIVPCGLIAWSLFNDTYDFTRGSKEIKVNRKNISWKSDREHKFGKDVFPSNFQNGTLIGGGKLDPTVPLSEQENLIVWMRTAALPKFRKLYGVIEDDLHADETINILIGNNYNTYTFGGKKSIVLSTASWLGGKNDFLGHAYIVTGSLSIFISILFALIHVKYPRFSSPRQRGDVVSVCS; from the exons ATGGACGAAGCGAGCACCTCCGCGTCCGCCGgcgcgacgaggcgcgccttccCGCCGGCGAGATCGGGAG TTTTCTATAGGTTCACCCAGCAGAATCTCCCAGCTTGGAAGCCAGCAATGACACCTGGATGT TTAATAGCCATGTTCTTGATTATTGGAATCATTTTCGTACCTTTTGGGCTTCTTTGTCTCCAAACTTCAAATCAT GTTGCAGAAATCATTCACCGCTATGATGTTGACTGTGTGCCTAATGCTTACAGAGGAAATAGGCAAGCTTATATTAAGGACAGTTCAATTTCAAAGAATTGTACTCTGCAAGCGAAG GTTCTGGAGCACATGAGAGCACCAATTTATGTTTATTATGAACTTGAGAATTTCTATCAGAATCATCGCAG GTATGTCAAAAGTAGAAGTGATAAACAGCTGCGTTTTGGGGCGAAATACACAGCTGAGTCGTGCAGTCCTGTTCACTGGGATAATAATGGTTCCCCAATTGTTCCCTGTGGCTTGATTGCCTGGAGCTTATTCAATGATACCTATGATTTTACTCGCgggtccaaggaaataaaggtcAACAGGAAAAACATTTCATGGAAGAGCGATCGGGAGCACAAGTTTGGCAAAGATGTGTTTCCCTCCAACTTTCAGAATGGAACCTTGATTGGAGGGGGAAAACTCGACCCTACTGTCCCA CTGAGTGAGCAGGAAAATCTTATTGTGTGGATGCGTACTGCTGCTCTTCCCAAGTTTCGAAAGCTCTATGGTGTAATTGAAGATGATCTACATGCTGATGAGACCATAAATATTCTCATAGGAAATAATTACAACACCTACACGTTTGGTGGAAAGAAGAGCATAGTTCTTTCAACTGCATCCTGGCTAGGTGGCAAGAATGACTTCCTTGGACATGCTTATATTGTCACTGGTTCATTGAGCATCTTCATATCAATTCTCTTTGCTCTGATCCATGTGAAGTACCCAAG GTTTTCAAGTCCTCGACAGCGAGGTGATGTAGTGAGTGTCTGTTCATAG
- the LOC136516772 gene encoding putative ALA-interacting subunit 2 isoform X2, giving the protein MDEASTSASAGATRRAFPPARSGVFYRFTQQNLPAWKPAMTPGCLIAMFLIIGIIFVPFGLLCLQTSNHVAEIIHRYDVDCVPNAYRGNRQAYIKDSSISKNCTLQAKVLEHMRAPIYVYYELENFYQNHRRYVKSRSDKQLRFGAKYTAESCSPVHWDNNGSPIVPCGLIAWSLFNDTYDFTRGSKEIKVNRKNISWKSDREHKFGKDVFPSNFQNGTLIGGGKLDPTVPLSEQENLIVWMRTAALPKFRKLYGVIEDDLHADETINILIGNNYNTYTFGGKKSIVLSTASWLGGKNDFLGHAYIVTGSLSIFISILFALIHVKYPRKNGNG; this is encoded by the exons ATGGACGAAGCGAGCACCTCCGCGTCCGCCGgcgcgacgaggcgcgccttccCGCCGGCGAGATCGGGAG TTTTCTATAGGTTCACCCAGCAGAATCTCCCAGCTTGGAAGCCAGCAATGACACCTGGATGT TTAATAGCCATGTTCTTGATTATTGGAATCATTTTCGTACCTTTTGGGCTTCTTTGTCTCCAAACTTCAAATCAT GTTGCAGAAATCATTCACCGCTATGATGTTGACTGTGTGCCTAATGCTTACAGAGGAAATAGGCAAGCTTATATTAAGGACAGTTCAATTTCAAAGAATTGTACTCTGCAAGCGAAG GTTCTGGAGCACATGAGAGCACCAATTTATGTTTATTATGAACTTGAGAATTTCTATCAGAATCATCGCAG GTATGTCAAAAGTAGAAGTGATAAACAGCTGCGTTTTGGGGCGAAATACACAGCTGAGTCGTGCAGTCCTGTTCACTGGGATAATAATGGTTCCCCAATTGTTCCCTGTGGCTTGATTGCCTGGAGCTTATTCAATGATACCTATGATTTTACTCGCgggtccaaggaaataaaggtcAACAGGAAAAACATTTCATGGAAGAGCGATCGGGAGCACAAGTTTGGCAAAGATGTGTTTCCCTCCAACTTTCAGAATGGAACCTTGATTGGAGGGGGAAAACTCGACCCTACTGTCCCA CTGAGTGAGCAGGAAAATCTTATTGTGTGGATGCGTACTGCTGCTCTTCCCAAGTTTCGAAAGCTCTATGGTGTAATTGAAGATGATCTACATGCTGATGAGACCATAAATATTCTCATAGGAAATAATTACAACACCTACACGTTTGGTGGAAAGAAGAGCATAGTTCTTTCAACTGCATCCTGGCTAGGTGGCAAGAATGACTTCCTTGGACATGCTTATATTGTCACTGGTTCATTGAGCATCTTCATATCAATTCTCTTTGCTCTGATCCATGTGAAGTACCCAAG GAAAAACGGCAATGGCTAA
- the LOC136516752 gene encoding uncharacterized protein has protein sequence MWRTSNLQCIDILGPLLKLQMLENPLPSSLMQHTRIVVPGEAITVLTAWSSFILHNQLIIGGFKDRCDGLLQFTSLPVIAPSAIENMKLTRSAQIDRLLSQSITFLSGILGCRAESTAGIDIHQDFSCSYSQAQKLISLCGWEPRWLPNIQDCEENSTHSAKNAPSVGPDERFYPHFVEPNKNSFSASAKKDKGKGKLPVGDSGCSMRSPLLDCNLCGATVRMRDFRPVLRPSRFSPNNIDVPETGRKLTLTHGVSAASGINEWVTDGVDRGQDEGRDEAATDEGKPLSLVGVDLNLTMAGGLPSPQSAMPAMSERFNNGGMGRDLMIGQPTGSEVGDCETSYESRGPSSRKRNLEEGGSTADNPQDRLQHADSIEGNFIDRDGEEVDDDAAQDSDVPNKKSRGFDLFDAYRPSSGAGPSRNLSFDPDPDAGMFSHSRAIDLAAVERPTARDSLRASSVIAMHTIHTSEEDSMESVEYYPGDGNDIDMPSSSAQRNIEMNDALDLNYSNQAQQSANAHAGAGSNAREIGGSSTNEGEEVINAETAPAFGRDQLSLGISGGSVGMGASHEAEIHGNAASLHRAESVVGDAEPIAELTETMGQTGESAPGPGLMDEFVPEVDREEPHGDSQDTVSRSVGQADSGSKIYVYTKADSVESGEKIGHATGNGSSMRPSLSCNAGMCAGFDLSKDDVTQTGKILTTDDALMGLDYDPGNGLGATNGENDYESGLLEFDPVKHHNSYCPWVNGNVAAACCSNIGSSSSSSTPSGWQLTIDAVDTYQSLGQAQNQIMQSDSAASLYMDDQITHNRKVGRRPSVSRSFGKC, from the exons ATGTGGCGCACATCTAATCTTCAATGCATTGACATCCTAGGTCCCCTGTTGAAG TTGCAAATGCTGGAGAATCCTTTGCCGAGCAGCTTGATGCAGCACACCAGAATAGTTGTCCCTGGAGAGGCAATAACTGTGCTGACAGCTTGGTCCAGCTTCATCTTACACAATCAGCTCATTATTGGAGGTTTTAAAGATCGCTGTGATGGGCTTTTACAGTTTACCTCTCTTCCTGTGATTGCACCATCTGCAATTGAGAACATGAAGCTTACCAGGAGCGCACAAATTGATCGTCTGTTGTCCCAGTCAATTACCTTTTTATCTGGTATTCTGGGCTGCAGAGCAGAGAGTACAGCAGGAATTGATATCCACCAAGATTTCTCTTGTAGCTACTCTCAA GCACAGAAGCTCATAAGCCTGTGTGGATGGGAGCCTAGGTGGCTTCCAAACATTCAAGACTGTGAAGAAAATTCAACGCATTCAGCTAAAAATGCACCCTCAGTTGGGCCTGACGAACGGTTCTATCCCCATTTTGTTGAACCTAACAAAAATTCATTTTCTGCATCAGCCAAGAAAGATAAGGGGAAAGGCAAATTGCCCGTTGGAGATTCTGGATGCAGCATGAGGTCACCGTTGTTAGATTGTAACCTGTGTGGAGCTACAGTCAGGATGCGGGACTTTAGACCTGTATTACGTCCTTCTCGTTTCAGTCCGAATAACATTGATGTGCCTGAAACAGGCAGAAAGTTAACACTGACACATGGAGTTAGTGCCGCCAGCGGTATCAATGAGTGGGTTACTGATGGGGTGGACAGAGGTCAAgatgaagggcgtgatgaagcaGCAACAGATGAGGGAAAACCACTATCACTTGTTGGAGTAGACCTAAACCTAACAATGGCTGGAGGATTACCATCACCTCAATCTGCCATGCCTGCTATGTCGGAGCGGTTCAATAATGGAGGTATGGGAAGGGACCTGATGATTGGACAGCCTACAGGCAGTGAAGTAGGTGATTGTGAAACCTCATATGAGTCTCGTGGTCCGAGTTCAAGGAAGCGTAACCTTGAGGAAGGTGGGAGCACAGCTGACAATCCACAAGATAGGCTGCAGCATGCTGATAGCATAGAAGGAAATTTCATTGATCGTGATGGTGaggaagttgatgatgatgctgcACAAGATTCAGATGTCCCGAATAAGAAGTCCCGTGGGTTTGATCTGTTTGATGCCTATCGTCCTTCTTCTGGAGCTGGTCCCAGTAGAAACTTGTCCTTTGACCCTGATCCAGATGCTGGTATGTTCAGTCACTCGAGAGCAATTGACCTGGCAGCTGTTGAGCGTCCGACTGCTAGGGATTCTCTGAGAGCATCTTCTGTTATTGCAATGCATACTATTCATACTTCCGAGGAGGATTCTATGGAGAGTGTTGAGTATTATCCAGGTGATGGTAATGATATCGATATGCCTTCTTCTAGTGCACAAAGGAACATTGAAATGAATGATGCCTTGGATCTCAACTATAGCAACCAAGCACAGCAAAGTGCCAATGCACATGCTGGTGCTGGAAGCAATGCAAGAGAAATAGGAGGAAGCAGTACAAATGAAGGGGAAGAGGTCATTAATGCTGAAACAGCTCCTGCGTTCGGAAGGGATCAACTTAGTTTAGGAATTAGTGGTGGCAGTGTTGGCATGGGAGCTAGTCATGAGGCTGAAATTCATGGAAATGCTGCTTCTCTGCACAGAGCTGAGAGTGTTGTAGGTGATGCCGAACCTATTGCCGAGCTTACTGAGACAATGGGTCAGACTGGTGAATCAGCTCCAGGACCTGGATTAATGGATGAATTTGTACCTGAAGTAGATCGAGAAGAACCTCATGGAGACAGCCAAGATACGGTGTCTCGGTCAGTCGGCCAAGCTGACAGTGGATCAAAAATATATGTCTATACCAAAGCTGATTCTGTTGAAAGTGGAGAAAAGATAGGTCATGCCACCGGTAACGGAAGCAGCATGCGTCCTTCCCTTTCTTGCAACGCAGGGATGTGTGCCGGTTTTGATCTGTCTAAAGATGATGTGACACAAACTGGCAAAATACTTACTACTGATGATGCGTTAATGGGGTTAGATTATGATCCTGGGAATGGATTAG GAGCTACTAACGGAGAAAATGACTATGAGTCAGGTCTGCTGGAATTTGATCCTGTTAAGCATCACAATAGTTACTGCCCATGGGTGAACGGAAATGTTGCAGCGGCTTGCTGTAGCAACATTGGCTCCAGCTCAAGTAGTTCAACGCCCTCTGGTTGGCAGTTAACAATAGATGCAGTTGACACGTACCAATCACTTGGTCAAGCTCAAAATCAAATAATGCAATCTGATTCTGCAGCTTCATTATATATG GATGACCAAATAACTCATAACCGCAAGGTAGGGAGACGGCCTTCTGTGAGCAGAAGCTTTGGGAAGTGCTGA
- the LOC136516761 gene encoding LOW QUALITY PROTEIN: transcription termination factor MTEF1, chloroplastic-like (The sequence of the model RefSeq protein was modified relative to this genomic sequence to represent the inferred CDS: deleted 1 base in 1 codon), translated as MPLCSFYASTSVPVVKPQQSAASSKSPSTAAASVATTVPMRSAATATVTTAVPTASPALSLHLPELPSQVKDKILSLELMGVDYGRALELNPALRDAAPESIHAVVSFLQSRGLQFKDLGRVFGMCPSVLTASVRADLRPVFAFLSEDLGVPESAHRRVVIKCPRVLACSVRDQLRPALIYLRRLGFRDSRALALQDPILLVSSVERTLAPKLEFLAGLGMSRDDAVAMVLRCPALFTFSIERNYRPKFEYLVDAMGGGVEDVKAFPQYFAFSLEKRIAPRHRAAEDAGVALPLPDMLKATDEEFREMLDKERELLQEQTATTD; from the exons ATGCCGCTCTGCAGCTTCTACGCCTCCACGTCCGTCCCCGTCGTCAAGCCCCAGCAGTCCGCCGCCTCCTCCAAGTCTCCCTCCACGGCGGCGGCCTCCGTGGCTACAACTGTGCCGATGCGCAGTGCGGCGACGGCGACAGTAACGACGGCCGTGCCCACAGCGAGCCCAGCGCTGTCGCTGCACCTGCCGGAGCTGCCGTCGCAGGTGAAGGACAAGATCCTGAGCCTGGAGCTGATGGGCGTGGACTACGGGCGCGCGCTGGAGCTGAACCCGGCGCTCCGCGACGCGGCGCCGGAGTCCATCCACGCGGTGGTGTCGTTCCTCCAGTCGCGCGGGCTGCAGTTCAAGGACCTAGGCCGCGTCTTCGGCATGTGCCCGTCCGTGCTCACCGCCAGCGTCCGCGCCGACCTCCGCCCCGTCTTCGCCTTCCTCTCCGAGGACCTGGGCGTCCCGGAGTCGGCGCACCGGCGCGTGGTGATCAAGTGCCCGCGCGTGCTGGCGTGCAGCGTCCGCGACCAGCTCCGCCCGGCGCTCATCTACCTCCGCCGCCTGGGGTTCCGGGACAGCCGCGCGCTGGCGCTGCAGGACCCGATCCTCCTCGTCTCCAGCGTGGAGCGCACCCTGGCGCCGAAGCTGGAGTTCCTGGCCGGGCTGGGCATGTCGCGGGACGACGCCGTCGCCATGGTGCTGCGGTGCCCGGCGCTCTTCACCTTCAGCATTGAGCGGAACTACAGGCCCAAGTTCGAGTACCTA GTGGACGCCATGGGCGGCGGCGTCGAGGACGTCAAGGCCTTCCCGCAGTACTTCGCCTTCAGCCTCGAGAAGCGGATcgcgccgcgccaccgcgccgcGGAGGACGCCGGCGTCGCGCTGCCGCTGCCGGACATGCTCAAGGCCACCGACGAGGAGTTCAGGGAGATGCTCGACAAGGAGCGTGAGCTGCTCCAGGAGCAGACAGCGACGACGGACTGA